The Alphaproteobacteria bacterium genomic sequence TTCGCCATCCAAATGTTGTATCTGGACGATTCCAACAGTGCTGCTTACCTCCAGCTCTTCGAGCGACGCCTGGATGAGTTTCTTGGCGCCATCAAGGACCGGGAAGCACGAGCACAATGCGCCAATATCCTGGCCGACGTTCAAAAGGGAAGTTACTACCGTGCCCTCAGTACGTGCAAAAAGTTGTTCCCGTTTGAGGAGGCGAGGCTCAACTACGTACCGAAGGACGAACAAGACAGGGAAAGTCCTCCCATGTTACAGCGCGCGGCACTTGCGAGCTGACGAGACGGACGCAATCGGGGGATTGTTGCGAATTACGTAAGGTTGAACTGGTAAACGCTTGGTTTATATTGGACTTTAGGAGAGAAACTCTTAGGAAACGGTCCCAAAAGGACCGGTGCGGATGAAGTAAAATGGTCGTGGAAATTGCTCCTTTAGGCTCTGTAGCGCAGAAGAACGCGCCGGCCAGGACCGAAACGACTTCGACGCCAAGCAGTGCTGTGACACCTGTGGTTCGTCCACAGCAAGAACGTGCGGTCACTGCGACGGCTCCATCACCGCAGAATGCGAACGAAGAAGAGGCTCAGGAAGAGCCTAAAGAGGAGCCGCGTCGGAAGTCGGTCGGATCTTCGCTGGCCGATCTCGGCGGTACTCGTTTGTCGATTCTGCAAGATTCGACAACGGAACGGTTTGTTTATCGTGGCTTGAACTCGGTCACCAAGGAAGTCGAGCGTCAGTTTCCGTCAGAGGCGGATCTGGCGCGGTCGGCGTTCCTGCGGGAGATCAAGGGAAGTTTCGTCGACGAACAGACCTGATCGCGAGCCAATGAACCTGGTAGCCGGCGGGCGCTTGACGAAAGTCAATCGCTCGGTCCGGCTCTCTTTGCCTTTGTTGCGGCGCTCAAATAACCTGATTGACGGCGAGGGATACCGGTCGCGAGGTTCGACTTGGCCGCGCCTGGCGGGCATAGCGCGAATAGCCGGCGTCGGGGCGGTCGCGCCGCGCCACCTCGTCGCTAATGTTGCGAACCATCCGCTCGGTGACGACTTTGGCGGCGGCCAAAACCCGCCCATGTTCGTCGAGGGTTTTTCGAAACCGGGTGACGACGGCCTGGAGTTGTCCCATCTCGCGCGGCGCTTCTTTCATTAGGTAGTCGCGGTTGCGTCCAATGATCGTCAGCTCTTCTTCATAGGCGGCACCCAGTTGCGTCTTCTTGGGAAGCAGGTGCCCAATCTGGTCCGGCCGGCGTTGCTTGAGGAGCGACGTCTCCTGTTCGACGACTTCACCGAGACGTTCGGTGATATCGATCAGTCCGACAATTCGTTCCGCAGCAACTGCCATCGTTAAACCTCCTGCTGGCGCATAATTTCCCGGTAGACCGAGTCGGCGATGCCGACGCCGCCTTGGCGGCTAATCGACTTGGCGACCTCTTCGTTCATCATGGAACGAAACATCGTCTCCTCGTTGCCACCGCCGAACGCGCCGGGCTTCATGCCGGAATACATCGATTGAAGCACCTCGAAGAGAAATACCGATTCAAAAGACTGCGCTGTATTGCGTGCCTGTGCTTCGGCCCTGTCGAACCGTTTCGCCGCCGTCGCGCTCTGTG encodes the following:
- the flbT gene encoding flagellar biosynthesis repressor FlbT yields the protein MALKLTLKPRERFVINGAVVVNGERRSHLLIQNNVSILREKDVMQEGDASTPVRRIYFAIQMLYLDDSNSAAYLQLFERRLDEFLGAIKDREARAQCANILADVQKGSYYRALSTCKKLFPFEEARLNYVPKDEQDRESPPMLQRAALAS
- a CDS encoding rod-binding protein, whose protein sequence is MPSPLLDLQSTAIAQSATAAKRFDRAEAQARNTAQSFESVFLFEVLQSMYSGMKPGAFGGGNEETMFRSMMNEEVAKSISRQGGVGIADSVYREIMRQQEV